From Drosophila virilis strain 15010-1051.87 chromosome X, Dvir_AGI_RSII-ME, whole genome shotgun sequence, the proteins below share one genomic window:
- the Pkcdelta gene encoding uncharacterized protein Pkcdelta isoform X2 — MPLYSDSSNYYYSGGSSQLYSPYYSSGSSGSSSSPSSYTSSYNRSYTGSYMVPLLPSPRSPSYTSSSAISSIGSGSPSGSSSSSILGLSSRYQPKLTTIKEVSALTGRHSGHSSLMPLTRIQSPKYTSVSSYGSNSSSRYIPPRPIAINTADIDVSSARYKRSAESVERKRETELAKEQQQQQQQQQQQQQQQSKQQQPKEEHQQREQHQQREQQQQQEQQQQQVMQPRRSTIRRNRAVVRLSTIRRRSKERVEETPAQIEQQQEHQFRDLPPAAEPSLSWRQKLADELAAFPTASNKKSPGELLRERFFIRDEKQETAAPRQQQQQQQLQQPAQAQIQLQQTPAASSDEESEVEREQEQEQEKVEKTAQITESIRRLSLVQCPTFHDICEDISSDKIDDDLNAGELRRRASIIQEQEQELLNKLQKSSSGSFQLIHLERRSSHDSTTADEAQSSNAVKQPKKKSKKLRHKITAVVDVDNALVGQQHMPSVQELEEVVAPASSPRPKFTANVETMEEHHQIHKIFKLPKKKLPPPMAPQEVHALPEGFMKAAPKAKTSPLKKAPKSKEQQQQEQHVSVAQIFTFDEASIQQSQATGTPTTAVPVKTEGAATPIVVPVKTEGVATPKLIRKALQKSESGEDFWSQIGSRETLYMSNRKKALVERQLEVTPESAEPSTKDAAATTTAATSTKPLLKSEIVIALTPINAEVATLQKTTTDKGPTSGEATAKVAAAAATAKTTTTLAATTTTQISAAKTTATVTKTEATTIAAAISSPKSTPATPKLATTTAAATTTQIPASKPTAAMSKNEATTTAAAISSPKSTPATPKLATTTAASTTTQIPASKPTATITKTAISSPKSTPATPKLATTTTAATAKSTTVAGTTTAVAISPTSATVTTAKSAEAAIENKNEAAIGSPKSTPATSSLTAATTAAALKLSAKTTAENVATTVGKGSTVKPAATVAAVATPSGNAIDGAVTMATALTITTATAAAAGKSKLIEMAAATTIAKTTAATATAAPKINAGQAAKSPEQQQATAAATAMAAAAGATKINKTTHNNDRQQQQPPDNAAAAATIATTTTTTVKQQTETKSKLTETVEPKSKVQSPKTTKQKSAGKTATPATAAKKKVAPTPTAAAATAATASTTTTTTTTTATSSLPDSNVTPINADQFITLAPTKAAIAAAAAKTLPAATNASSPATTAIATVAAAASAIATTATATTPTTATAAAAAAAAITIATTGDEQKIQPRSVAAVDAAVAAAAAAAAVDNERSNNSCGEGVGNNLSKFATVSNLAQCLRDVDAELEDYIPSSAENSDDDDDDSSGDYSSADGCANLSASMKKKQRKEKKKQKAKEATPARFDPQKKIKIDTTSKCYVKEEAPRYPLVATPRPLWKREKIVYSDENTDDESSEESSEATAGSLDEESDEDDSDACSSSNSSGSSSSEFDEETATTAATHEKRTNAANTNTANTLAPTANNSNSNSSASASATASGSASVSSSPSIIRMSTCSNDSGFEGGTAPSSPKKMLETSYTYSQFQKSGRFTAPATVIPRFKNYSVDDFHFLAVLGKGSFGKVLLAELRDTTYYYAIKCLKKDVVLEDDDVDSTLIERKVLALGTKHPYLCHLFCTFQTESHLFFVMEYLNGGDLMFHIQESGRFSEERARFYGAEIISGLKFLHKKGIIYRDLKLDNVLLDYEGHVRIADFGMCKLQIYLDKTADSFCGTPDYMAPEIIKGEKYNQNVDWWSFGVLLYEMLIGQSPFSGCDEDELFWSICNEIPWFPVYISAEATGILKGLLEKDYTKRIGSQYSPAGDIADHLFFRPIDWNLLEKRQIEPPFKPQVKHPLDTQYFDRVFTRERVRLTPIDKEILASMDQKQFHGFTYTNPHITLD, encoded by the exons ATGCCGCTCTATTCGGATTCGAGCAACTATTATtacagcggcggcagcagccagcTGTATTCACCATATTATAGCtccggcagcagcggcagcagcagcagccccagcaGCTATACATCCAGCTATAATCGATCCTATACGGGCAGCTATATGGTGCCGCTGCTGCCTTCGCCCCGCTCGCCCAGctacaccagcagcagcgccattAGCAGcattggcagcggcagccccagcggcagcagcagcagcagcatcttgGGCTTATCCTCGCGCTATCAGCCCAAGCTGACCACCATAAAGGAGGTGTCGGCACTGACGGGCCGGCACAGCGGGCACAGTAGCCTCATGCCGCTCACACGCATCCAGTCACCCAAGTACACGTCTGTGTCCAGCtatggcagcaacagcagcagtcgctATATACCGCCGCGACCCATTGCCATTAATACGGCGGATATAGATGTCAGCTCGGCGAGATATAAGCGCTCAGCTGAGTCCGTAGAGCGCAAGCGTGAGACTGAACTGGCcaaagaacagcagcaacagcaacagcagcagcagcaacagcagcaacagcaatcaaagcagcagcagccaaaggaAGAGCACCAGCAACGagagcaacatcagcaacgggagcaacagcagcaacaggagcaacagcagcaacaggtaATGCAACCAAGACGGTCGACCATACGCCGGAATCGCGCTGTGGTGCGTCTATCCACCATACGCAGACGCAGTAAGGAGCGCGTTGAGGAGACGCCAGCGCAGATCGAACAACAGCAGGAGCATCAATTTCGGGATCTGCCGCCGGCAGCAGAGCCCAGTCTGAGCTGGCGCCAGAAGTTGGCTGACGAGCTGGCCGCATTTCCCACAGCCAGTAATAAAAAGTCACCCGGCGAGCTGCTGCGCGAACGTTTCTTCATACGCGATGAGAAGCAAGAGACAGCAGCGccgcggcaacaacagcaacagcagcagctgcagcagccggcACAAGCGCAGATTCAGCTGCAACAGACGCCTGCGGCAAGCAGCGATGAGGAGTCCGAAGTGGAGCGCGAGCAGGAACAGGAGCAGGAGAAGGTGGAGAAGACCGCCCAGATAACCGAGTCCATACGCCGCTTGAGTCTGGTGCAGTGCCCCACATTTCATGACATTTGCGAGGACATCTCCTCGGACAAGATCGATGATGATTTGAATGCCGGCGAGCTGCGACGTCGCGCCTCTATCATACAGGAACAGGAGCAGGAGCTCCTCAACAAGCTGCAAAAGTCGAGCTCGGGCAGCTTCCAGCTGATACATCTGGAGCGGCGCAGCAGCCATGACAGCACCACAGCGGACGAGGCGCAATCCTCGAATGCCGTCAAGCAGCccaagaagaagagcaagaAGCTGCGCCACAAAATCACCGCCGTTGTGGATGTGGATAATGCATTGGTGGGCCAGCAGCACATGCCCAGCGTCCAAGAACTGGAGGAGGTGGTGGCGCCTGCCAGCAGTCCTAGGCCGAAGTTTACGGCCAATGTGGAGACAATGGAGGAACATCATCAGATACACAAAATCTTTAAGTTGCCCAAGAAAAAGTTGCCGCCGCCCATGGCGCCACAGGAGGTACATGCGCTGCCTGAGGGCTTTATGAAAGCAGCGCCCAAGGCAAAGACATCGCCGCTAAAGAAAGCGCCCAAGTcgaaggagcagcagcagcaggaacagcatGTGAGCGTTGCCCAAATATTTACCTTCGATGAGgcgtccattcagcagagtCAGGCCACAGGCACGCCCACCACAGCCGTGCCCGTCAAGACAGAAggcgctgccacgcccatagTCGTACCCGTCAAGACAGAGGGCGTTGCCACGCCCAAACTCATACGCAAGGCCCTGCAAAAGTCGGAAAGCGGCGAGGATTTCTGGTCACAGATCGGCTCCCGGGAGACGCTTTACATGAGCAATCGCAAGAAGGCGCTGGTCGAGCGTCAGCTGGAGGTAACCCCAGAATCAGCTGAGCCGTCGACAAAGGacgctgcagcaacaacaacagcagcaacatcaacaaaacCTTTGCTTAAGTCAGAAATTGTTATTGCACTGACACCAATTAACGCAGAGGTAGCAACACTGCAGAAAACAACCACAGATAAAGGTCCAACATCAGGCGAAGCAACAGCTaaggtggcagcagcagcagcaacagcaaagacaacaacaacattggcagccacaacaactACACAAAtatcagcagcaaaaacaacagcaacagttacTAAAActgaagcaacaacaattgcagctgcaataAGTTCACCCAAATCCACGCCAGCAACACCCAagctagcaacaacaacagcagcagcaacaacaacacaaatacCAGCATcaaaaccaacagcagcaatgtctaaaaatgaagcaacaacaactgcagctgcaataAGTTCACCCAAATCCACCCCAGCAACACCCAagctagcaacaacaacagcagcatcaacaacaacacaaatacCAGCATcaaaaccaacagcaacaataactaaAACTGCAATAAGTTCACCCAAATCCACCCCAGCAACACCCAagctagcaacaacaaccacagcagcaacagcaaagtcAACAACAGTAGCAGGAACAACAACTGCAGTTGCAATAAGcccaacatcagcaacagtcACAACTGCAAAATCGGCAGAGGCAGcaatcgaaaacaaaaacgaagcaGCAATAGGTTCACCAAAATCCACGCCAGCAACATCAAGCTTAACtgctgcaacaactgcagcagcattaAAATTATCCGCAAAAACAACAGCGGAAAATGTGGCAACAACTGTTGGAAAAGGAAGCACAGTcaagccagcagcaacagttgctgcagtAGCAACACCGTCTGGCAACGCCATCGACGGCGCTGTAACCATGGCAACGgcattaacaataacaacagcaacagcagcagcagctggcaaatcAAAACTGATCGAAatggcggcagcaacaacaatagcaaaaacaacggcagcaacagcgacagcagcgccaaaaataaatgccgGGCAAGCAGCCAAGTCACctgaacaacaacaggcaacagcagcagcaacagcaatggctgcggcagcgggagcaacgaaaataaataaaacaacgcATAATAATgatcgacagcagcagcaaccaccagacaacgcagcagcagcagcaacaatagcaacaacaacaacaacaacagtgaaACAACAAACGGAAACTAAATCGAAATTGACGGAAACCGTTGAGCCAAAGTCAAAGGTGCAATCACCGAAAACGACAAAGCAAAAAAGTGCTGGCAAAACTGCgacgccagcaacagcagccaaaaagAAAGTCGCACCGACtcccacagcagcagcagcaacagcagcaacagcatcaacaacaacaacaacaacaacaacaacagcaacaagctcGTTGCCAGACAGCAATGTGACCCCAATCAATGCCGATCAATTTATAACGTTGGCCCCCACTAAGGCGGCCattgcagcggcagcggccaaAACGTTGCCGGCGGCCACAAATGCGTCATCACCGGCAACgactgcaattgcaacagtggccgcagcagcatcagcaattGCAACCACAGCAACGGCGACAACgcctacaacagcaacagcagcagctgcagcagcggcagcaataacaatagcaacaactggCGATGAGCAGAAGATTCAGCCACgatctgttgctgctgtcgacgcggccgttgctgctgctgctgctgctgctgctgtcgacaatgagcgcagcaacaacagctgcggcGAAGGCGTCGGCAATAATTTATCAAAGTTTGCAACAGTATCGAATTTGGCACAGTGTCTGCGAGACGTTGACGCCGAGCTAGAGGACTATATACCCTCGTCCGCGGAAAatagcgacgacgacgacgacgacagtTCAGGCGATTACTCCAGCGCGGACGGTTGTGCGAATTTGAGTGCCAgcatgaagaagaagcagcgcaAGGAGaagaaaaagcaaaaggcTAAAGAAGCGACGCCCGCACGCTTCGATccgcaaaagaaaatcaaaatcgATACTACCAGCAAATGCTATGTGAAAGAGGAGGCGCCACGATATCCGCTGGTGGCCACACCTCGTCCGCTCTGGAAGCGCGAAAAGATTGTCTACTCCGATGAGAATACGGATGATGAGAGCAGCGAGGAGAGCAGCGAGGCAACGGCCGGCTCACTAGATGAGGAGAGCGATGAGGATGACAGCGAtgcatgcagcagcagcaacagtagcgGCAGCAGTTCCTCCGAATTCGACGAGGAGACGGCAACCACAGCGGCAACCCACGAGAAACGCACAAATGCCGCCAATACAAATACCGCCAACACACTGGCGCCGAcggccaacaacagcaacagcaacagctcggCCAGCGCCTCGGCAACGGCATCGGGCAGCGCATCCGTCTCCAGCTCGCCATCGATCATACGGATGAGCACGTGCAGCAATGATTCCGGCTTCGAGGGCGGCACCGCACCATCCAGTCCCAAAAAGATGCTAG AAACATCTTATACATATTCACAATTCCAAAAATCTGGACGTTTCACCGCGCCAGCCACAGTAATACCTAGATTTAAGAATTATTCGGTAgatgattttcattttctggcCGTGCTGGGCAAAGGCAGCTTTGGCAAG GTACTGCTGGCTGAGCTACGTGATACGACATATTATTATGCCATCAAGTGCCTCAAGAAGGATGTGGTGCTCGAGGACGATGACGTGGACTCCACGCTGATTGAGCGCAAAGTATTGGCCCTGGGCACCAAGCATCCATATCTATGCCATCTATTTTGCACATTTCAAACGGAG AGCCACTTGTTCTTTGTGATGGAATATTTAAATGGCGGAGATCTAATGTTTCATATACAGGAGAGTGGTCGATTTTCGGAGGAGCGTGCGCGTTTCTATGGCGCTGAAATTATCTCCGGGCTCAAGTTTCTCCACAAAAAGGGCATTATATATAG GGATCTCAAATTGGATAACGTATTGCTAGACTATGAGGGTCATGTGCGTATTGCCGATTTTGGCatgtgcaaattgcaaatatatttggaTAAAACGGCCGATAGTTTTTGCGGCACACCCGATTATATGGCGCCCGAAATTATCAAG GGTGAAAAGTACAATCAGAATGTCGATTGGTGGTCCTTTGGTGTGCTGCTCTACGAAATGCTTATCGGTCAATCTCCATTCAGCGGCTGCGATGAGGATGAGCTCTTCTGGTCGATATGCAATGAGATTCCATGGTTTCCCGTCTACATATCAGCCGAGGCAACGGGCATTCTCAAGGGC CTACTGGAAAAGGATTATACGAAACGCATTGGCTCCCAATATAGTCCAGCTGGTGATATAGCAGATCATTTATTCTTCAGGCCCATTGACTGGAATCTGCTCGAGAAGAGGCAAATTGAGCCGCCCTTCAAGCCCCAAGTG AAACATCCACTGGATACGCAATATTTCGATCGTGTATTCACCAGAGAACGCGTACGCTTAACGCCCATCGATAAGGAAATACTCGCATCCATGGATCAGAAACAGTTCCATGGCTTCACCTATACAAATCCGCACATCACTTTGGACTAG